The following are encoded together in the Salmonella enterica subsp. enterica serovar Choleraesuis genome:
- the sodB gene encoding superoxide dismutase [Fe], whose product MSFELPALPYAKNALEPHISAETIEYHYGKHHQTYVTNLNNLIKGTPFEGKSLEEIVRNSEGGIFNNAAQVWNHTFYWNCLAPNAGGEPTGALHDALVKQFGSIDAFRQQFSDAAAKNFGAGWTWLVKRPEGTLAIVSTSNAGTPLAGEDKPLLTVDVWEHAYYIDYRNARVGYLEHFWALVNWAFVAENFAA is encoded by the coding sequence ATGTCATTTGAATTACCTGCACTACCATATGCCAAAAATGCACTGGAACCCCATATCTCTGCTGAGACTATTGAGTATCACTACGGTAAACATCATCAAACCTACGTGACTAACCTCAATAACCTGATTAAAGGGACTCCTTTTGAAGGAAAATCTCTGGAGGAGATCGTTCGGAATTCCGAAGGCGGTATCTTCAATAACGCAGCTCAGGTCTGGAACCATACCTTTTACTGGAATTGCCTGGCACCTAATGCCGGTGGCGAACCAACCGGCGCGCTGCATGATGCCCTGGTAAAACAGTTCGGCTCTATTGATGCCTTCCGTCAGCAGTTCTCTGATGCCGCAGCCAAAAACTTTGGCGCCGGCTGGACGTGGCTGGTTAAACGCCCTGAAGGAACTCTGGCTATTGTTTCTACTTCCAACGCGGGAACTCCGCTGGCAGGAGAAGACAAGCCACTGCTGACCGTTGATGTGTGGGAGCATGCCTACTACATCGACTATCGCAATGCTCGCGTTGGTTATCTGGAGCACTTCTGGGCTTTAGTTAACTGGGCGTTTGTTGCTGAGAATTTTGCAGCCTGA
- a CDS encoding MFS transporter, which yields MKINFPLLALAIGAFGIGTTEFSPMGLLPVIANGVHVSIPVAGLLISAYAIGVMVGAPIMTLLLNQKKRRNALVLLMGIFTVGNLLSAMAPDYTTLLVSRIITSLNHGAFFGLGSVVAASIVPKDKQVSAVATMFMGLTIANIGGVPVATWLGDTIGWRMSFLATAALGVIAMISLFFSLPVGLAGEKPDVKRELAVLMRPQVVMALLTTVFGAGAMFTLYTYISPVLHTLAHASSAMVTTMLVLIGVGFSIGNYLGGRFADRSVTGTLLGFLLLLMVVMVAMPWLVRTPVGSAVAMIIWGAAAFAIVPPLQMRVMRVASEAPGLSSSVNIGAFNLGNALGAAAGSGVLSAGLSYTYISLTGAAIAGVALLLVLLASRRQPKASYALE from the coding sequence ATGAAAATAAATTTCCCTCTGCTGGCCCTGGCGATAGGCGCTTTCGGCATCGGGACCACCGAGTTTTCCCCGATGGGATTACTACCGGTTATCGCAAATGGTGTGCATGTTTCTATTCCCGTTGCGGGCTTGCTGATTAGCGCTTATGCCATCGGGGTTATGGTTGGTGCGCCGATAATGACGCTGTTGCTCAATCAGAAAAAACGGCGCAATGCCCTGGTATTACTGATGGGGATTTTCACCGTCGGCAACCTGTTGTCGGCAATGGCTCCGGATTACACTACGTTGCTGGTATCGCGCATTATTACCAGTCTGAACCACGGTGCCTTTTTCGGGCTGGGTTCTGTCGTGGCGGCCAGTATTGTGCCTAAAGATAAACAGGTGAGTGCCGTCGCAACTATGTTTATGGGCCTGACTATTGCGAACATTGGCGGGGTGCCGGTGGCAACCTGGCTGGGCGATACTATCGGCTGGCGTATGTCGTTTCTCGCCACCGCTGCGCTTGGCGTGATTGCCATGATAAGCCTGTTCTTCTCGCTGCCTGTTGGACTTGCCGGAGAGAAGCCGGATGTTAAGCGTGAACTGGCAGTACTGATGCGCCCTCAGGTCGTGATGGCATTATTGACGACGGTATTTGGTGCCGGAGCCATGTTTACGCTTTACACCTATATTTCCCCAGTGCTGCATACTCTGGCCCATGCTTCCTCAGCCATGGTAACCACGATGCTGGTTTTGATTGGCGTGGGTTTCTCTATTGGTAACTATCTGGGCGGGCGCTTTGCTGACCGTTCAGTTACCGGCACGTTGCTCGGCTTTTTGCTGTTGCTGATGGTTGTGATGGTCGCGATGCCATGGCTGGTACGTACGCCGGTTGGCAGCGCTGTCGCCATGATTATCTGGGGCGCTGCGGCGTTTGCTATCGTGCCGCCGCTGCAGATGAGGGTGATGCGTGTGGCCAGTGAAGCGCCAGGCCTCTCTTCATCGGTCAATATCGGCGCGTTTAACCTTGGCAACGCATTGGGTGCGGCGGCCGGGAGTGGCGTGCTGTCGGCAGGGCTCAGCTATACCTATATTTCGCTGACCGGTGCGGCAATCGCCGGAGTGGCCTTATTGCTGGTGCTTCTGGCCAGCCGTCGGCAGCCCAAAGCGAGCTATGCTCTTGAGTAA
- the purR gene encoding HTH-type transcriptional repressor PurR yields MATIKDVAKRANVSTTTVSHVINKTRFVAEETRNAVWAAIKELHYSPSAVARSLKVNHTKSIGLLATSSEAPYFAEIIEAVEKNCFAKGYTLILGNAWNSLEKQQAYLSMMAQKRVDGLLVMCSEYPESLLTMLEEYRHIPMVVMDWGESRADFTDSVIDNAFKGGYLAGRYLVERGHREIGVIPGPMERNTGAGRLAGFMQALKEAQITVPEAWNVQGDFEPESGYRAMQQILGQPTHPTAIFCGGDVMAMGAICAADEMGLRVPQDISIIGYDNVRNARYFSPALTTIHQPKDSLGEAAFNMLLDRIVNKREHSQTIEVHPRLVERRSVADGPFLDYRR; encoded by the coding sequence ATGGCAACTATCAAAGACGTAGCGAAGCGCGCAAACGTGTCTACGACGACCGTATCCCATGTGATAAATAAGACGCGTTTTGTCGCTGAAGAAACCCGCAATGCAGTCTGGGCGGCGATTAAAGAGTTACATTATTCCCCCAGCGCCGTAGCGCGCAGTCTGAAGGTTAACCACACCAAATCGATTGGTTTGCTGGCAACCAGCAGCGAAGCACCCTATTTTGCGGAAATTATCGAAGCGGTAGAAAAAAACTGCTTTGCGAAAGGCTACACCCTGATTTTAGGCAATGCCTGGAATAGTCTGGAAAAACAACAGGCTTACCTGTCAATGATGGCGCAAAAGCGCGTAGATGGTCTGCTGGTGATGTGCTCCGAATATCCGGAATCGCTGCTGACTATGCTCGAAGAGTATCGCCATATTCCAATGGTGGTAATGGACTGGGGCGAATCCCGCGCCGATTTTACCGACTCGGTTATCGATAACGCCTTCAAAGGCGGTTACCTGGCCGGCCGCTATCTGGTTGAACGCGGCCACCGTGAGATTGGTGTGATCCCGGGCCCGATGGAGCGCAATACCGGCGCCGGGCGACTGGCCGGATTTATGCAGGCACTCAAAGAGGCTCAGATAACTGTACCTGAAGCCTGGAATGTCCAGGGCGACTTTGAGCCAGAATCCGGATACCGGGCGATGCAGCAAATTCTCGGCCAGCCGACTCACCCTACGGCAATCTTCTGCGGCGGTGATGTTATGGCGATGGGCGCTATCTGCGCAGCCGATGAAATGGGGCTGCGCGTGCCGCAGGATATCTCAATCATTGGCTATGACAATGTGCGTAACGCTCGCTATTTCAGTCCGGCGCTGACCACCATTCACCAGCCGAAAGATTCACTGGGCGAGGCCGCATTCAATATGCTGCTTGATCGTATCGTCAACAAACGCGAGCACTCTCAAACGATTGAAGTGCATCCGCGCCTGGTCGAACGCCGCTCGGTGGCTGATGGCCCATTCCTCGATTATCGCCGGTAA
- a CDS encoding transcriptional regulator, with the protein MWSEYSLEVVDAVARTGSFSAAAQELHRVPSAVSYTVRQLEEWLAVPLFLRRHRDVELTEAGRFFLHEGRVVIKKMLATRLQCQQIANGWRGHLSIAVDNIVRPERTRQLVLDFYRHFPDVELRISQEVFNGVWDALDDGRVEVAIGATKAIPVGGRYGFRDMGTLGWHCVVAKDHALAKMPFPLGDDELRAWPSLVLEDTSRSLPKRITWLLDNQRRMVVPDWSSGIECLSAGLCVGMVPYHVAEPFIASGRWQVLELQNPFPDAACCLSWRQSPRSPALTWLLDYLGDSSTLNAEWL; encoded by the coding sequence ATGTGGTCTGAATATTCACTGGAAGTGGTTGATGCAGTTGCACGAACCGGGAGCTTTAGCGCCGCCGCTCAGGAGCTGCATAGAGTGCCTTCGGCGGTAAGTTATACCGTACGTCAGCTTGAGGAGTGGCTGGCAGTTCCTCTATTTTTACGCCGTCATCGTGACGTAGAACTTACTGAGGCCGGGCGTTTTTTTCTGCATGAAGGCCGGGTTGTTATCAAAAAAATGCTAGCCACCAGGCTGCAATGTCAGCAGATAGCCAACGGCTGGCGCGGGCATCTTTCTATAGCGGTTGATAACATTGTACGCCCTGAACGCACCCGTCAACTGGTACTTGATTTCTATCGTCACTTTCCTGATGTGGAATTAAGGATTAGCCAGGAAGTGTTTAATGGCGTATGGGATGCGCTCGACGATGGGCGGGTCGAGGTCGCCATCGGCGCGACCAAGGCTATACCGGTAGGTGGGCGCTACGGCTTTCGCGATATGGGAACTTTAGGCTGGCATTGTGTGGTGGCTAAAGATCATGCTCTGGCCAAAATGCCGTTTCCGCTTGGAGATGATGAGCTGCGGGCGTGGCCTTCACTGGTGCTGGAAGATACCTCACGTTCTCTGCCGAAGAGAATAACCTGGCTGTTGGATAACCAGCGGCGAATGGTGGTACCCGACTGGTCATCTGGTATCGAGTGTTTGAGCGCTGGGCTATGCGTGGGAATGGTGCCATATCACGTGGCAGAGCCGTTTATTGCCAGCGGGCGCTGGCAGGTATTAGAACTACAAAATCCGTTTCCGGACGCGGCCTGTTGCCTTAGCTGGCGCCAGTCGCCGCGTTCACCGGCGCTGACCTGGCTGCTGGACTATCTGGGTGACAGCAGCACGCTCAACGCCGAATGGTTGTAA
- a CDS encoding Bcr/CflA family drug resistance efflux transporter, with protein MQPSKSFLVWLAGLSVLGFLATDMYLPAFGAIQQSLGTDPAWVSASLSLYLAGFALAQLLWGPLSDRFGRRPVLLAGLAIFAAGCLGMLWVSNAIELLALRFVQAIGVCAAAVIWPTLVADRYPAHQRNRIFATIMPLVGLSPALAPLLGSWLLHHFEWEAIFIVLLGLTLILMLPAARLPKHQHHPVSATNEKTSFGSLLKSRSYRGNVLVYAACSASFFAWLTGSPFILSSMGYGPAAIGLSYVPQTLAFLIGGYSCRAALKNWTGDRMLPWLLSGFVLSVVITWGISLLPGASLAAILTPFCFMALANGAIYPLVVSAALAPFPHASGRATALQNTLQLGLCFIASLAVSTFISRPLLTTTSVMLAAAVLAVLGYFMRGVNSTTAVEAPVSTEPARNNR; from the coding sequence ATGCAACCTTCGAAATCATTTTTGGTCTGGCTTGCCGGGCTCAGCGTACTGGGCTTTTTAGCCACTGATATGTATCTGCCGGCTTTTGGCGCTATTCAGCAATCTCTTGGTACCGACCCGGCATGGGTCAGCGCCAGCCTGAGTCTTTATCTGGCTGGATTTGCGCTGGCGCAGTTATTGTGGGGGCCGCTATCTGACCGCTTTGGCCGCCGCCCCGTGCTGCTCGCGGGCCTGGCCATCTTTGCCGCTGGCTGTCTGGGAATGTTATGGGTATCCAATGCTATTGAGCTGCTTGCCCTGCGTTTTGTTCAGGCAATCGGCGTGTGTGCTGCTGCGGTAATTTGGCCAACTCTGGTTGCCGACCGTTATCCTGCCCACCAGCGCAACCGTATCTTTGCCACTATTATGCCGCTGGTCGGGCTATCCCCAGCGCTTGCCCCGCTTCTGGGGAGCTGGCTGCTGCATCATTTCGAATGGGAGGCGATTTTTATTGTGCTGCTGGGTCTGACGTTAATACTTATGCTGCCCGCCGCACGTCTGCCAAAACATCAGCATCACCCGGTTTCTGCAACCAATGAAAAGACCAGCTTTGGCTCTTTACTTAAAAGCCGCAGTTATCGCGGCAATGTACTGGTCTATGCCGCATGCTCTGCCAGCTTTTTTGCCTGGCTTACCGGGTCGCCATTTATTCTAAGCTCAATGGGTTATGGTCCTGCCGCTATTGGCCTGAGCTATGTTCCCCAGACGCTGGCTTTCTTGATTGGCGGCTATAGTTGCCGTGCTGCATTGAAAAACTGGACCGGTGACCGGATGCTACCCTGGCTGCTATCGGGTTTTGTCCTCAGCGTCGTGATTACCTGGGGTATATCCCTACTGCCAGGGGCCAGTCTGGCAGCAATCCTTACGCCATTTTGTTTCATGGCTTTGGCGAATGGTGCTATATATCCGCTCGTAGTTTCAGCGGCACTGGCCCCCTTCCCTCACGCATCCGGGCGCGCAACGGCGCTCCAAAATACGCTTCAGTTGGGACTTTGTTTTATTGCAAGTCTGGCGGTATCTACCTTTATTTCCCGGCCATTGCTGACCACAACCAGCGTTATGCTTGCTGCGGCCGTCCTGGCAGTACTGGGTTATTTTATGCGTGGAGTGAATAGCACGACCGCGGTTGAAGCCCCCGTTTCAACAGAACCTGCTCGTAACAACAGGTAA
- the cfa gene encoding cyclopropane-fatty-acyl-phospholipid synthase, producing the protein MSSSCIEEASISDNEWYRIASEMLGRAGVEINGHSAGDIQVKNPDFFKRVLQEGSLGLGESYMDGWWECDHLDVFFTKVLRAGLENQLPHHLKDTLRILGARIVNLQTKKRAWIVGKEHYDLGNDLFTRMLDPFMQYSCGYWKDATSLEEAQQAKLRMICEKLRLEPGLKLLDIGCGWGGLAEFAARNYGVSVTGVTISAEQQKLAQDRCTGLDVNILLEDYRDLNDQFDRIVSVGMFEHVGPKNYATYFEVADRNLKPDGIFLLHTIGSNKTDNNVDPWIDKYIFPNGCLPSVRQIADTSEKHFVMEDWHNFGADYDTTLMAWNERFLAAWPEIADNYSERFRRMFTYYLNACAGAFRARDIQLWQVLFSRGVEHGMRVPR; encoded by the coding sequence ATGAGTTCATCGTGTATAGAAGAAGCCAGTATCAGTGATAATGAATGGTACCGCATAGCCAGTGAAATGCTGGGCAGAGCCGGCGTTGAGATCAATGGGCATTCCGCTGGCGATATTCAGGTAAAAAATCCTGACTTTTTCAAACGCGTTCTGCAGGAAGGCTCGCTCGGACTGGGCGAAAGTTATATGGACGGATGGTGGGAATGCGACCATCTGGATGTATTTTTCACTAAGGTGCTGCGCGCCGGGCTGGAAAATCAACTTCCTCATCACTTAAAAGACACTCTGCGCATTCTTGGCGCTCGTATCGTTAACCTGCAAACTAAAAAACGCGCCTGGATTGTTGGTAAAGAGCATTATGACCTGGGCAACGATCTGTTTACCCGGATGCTCGACCCTTTCATGCAGTATTCCTGCGGTTACTGGAAAGATGCGACCAGCCTCGAAGAGGCTCAGCAAGCTAAGCTGCGGATGATTTGCGAAAAACTCCGGCTTGAGCCTGGTCTGAAGTTGCTGGATATCGGTTGCGGCTGGGGCGGCCTTGCTGAGTTTGCCGCCCGTAACTATGGGGTATCGGTAACCGGTGTAACCATTTCAGCCGAACAGCAAAAGCTGGCTCAGGATCGGTGTACTGGCCTGGACGTAAACATTCTGCTGGAAGATTATCGTGACCTGAACGACCAGTTCGATCGCATTGTTTCGGTGGGGATGTTCGAGCATGTAGGGCCGAAAAACTATGCGACCTACTTCGAAGTAGCCGACCGCAATCTCAAACCCGATGGTATTTTCCTGCTGCACACTATCGGCTCCAACAAAACTGACAATAATGTCGACCCGTGGATTGATAAATACATCTTCCCTAACGGCTGCCTGCCGTCAGTGCGCCAGATAGCCGACACCAGCGAAAAACATTTCGTGATGGAAGACTGGCATAATTTCGGCGCGGATTACGACACTACTCTGATGGCATGGAATGAGCGTTTCTTAGCCGCATGGCCAGAAATTGCTGACAACTACAGCGAGCGTTTTAGAAGAATGTTTACTTACTATCTGAATGCCTGTGCCGGAGCCTTCCGCGCACGCGATATTCAGTTATGGCAGGTATTGTTCAGCCGTGGCGTCGAGCACGGTATGCGAGTTCCGCGTTAA
- a CDS encoding riboflavin synthase subunit alpha — protein MFTGIVQGTAKLVSIDEKPNFRTHIVELPEDMLEGLETGASVAHNGCCLTVTEINGSHISFDLMKETLRITNLGDLKVGDCVNVERAARFNDEIGGHLMSGHIMTVADVVKIVTSENNRQVWFKLQDPSLMKYILHKGYIGIDGISLTVGEVTATRFCVHLIPETLQRTTLGAKKLGDKINIEIDPQTQAIVDTVERVLAARESAIAAEVARDLKG, from the coding sequence ATGTTTACAGGTATCGTCCAGGGGACAGCAAAGCTGGTCTCCATTGATGAAAAGCCCAATTTTCGCACTCACATCGTTGAACTGCCTGAAGATATGCTGGAAGGCCTGGAAACCGGCGCCTCCGTGGCGCATAACGGCTGCTGCCTGACCGTCACTGAAATTAACGGTTCGCATATCAGCTTCGATCTGATGAAAGAGACGCTGCGCATCACTAACCTGGGTGATTTAAAGGTTGGCGATTGCGTCAACGTTGAGCGGGCTGCACGTTTCAATGATGAAATTGGCGGCCATCTGATGTCTGGTCATATTATGACCGTCGCCGATGTGGTCAAGATTGTCACCAGTGAAAATAACCGCCAGGTCTGGTTCAAACTTCAGGATCCTTCACTGATGAAATATATCCTGCATAAAGGCTATATCGGCATTGATGGCATCAGCCTTACGGTTGGCGAAGTGACCGCGACGCGTTTCTGCGTCCATCTGATTCCCGAAACGCTACAGCGCACGACGCTGGGCGCTAAAAAGCTGGGTGATAAGATCAATATCGAAATCGATCCACAGACTCAGGCTATCGTGGATACCGTTGAGCGCGTGCTGGCCGCCCGAGAATCCGCTATTGCCGCAGAGGTAGCCCGCGACCTTAAGGGTTAA
- the mdtK gene encoding multidrug resistance protein MdtK — MQKYVTEARQLLALAIPVILAQVAQTSMGFVDTVMAGGYSATDMAAVAIGTSIWLPAILFGHGLLLALTPVIAQLNGSGRREKIAHQVRQGFWLAGLVSVLIMVVLWNAGHIIRAMHNIDPELADKAVGYLRALLWGAPGYLFFQVCRNQCEGLAKTKPSMVMGFIGLLVNIPVNYVFIYGHLGMPELGGVGCGVATASVYWVMFFCMKSYVNRAGAMKDIRNASSWSQPDWQVLKRLVQLGLPIALALFFEVTLFAVVALLVSPLGITDVAGHQIALNFSSLVFVLPMSLAAAVTIRVGYRLGQGSTLMAQTAARSGLGVAVMMAAVTAILTVAFRHPIAMLYNDNPEVVALAAQLMLLAAIYQISDSIQVIGSGVLRGYKDTRSIFFITFIAYWVLGLPCGYLLALTDYIVPRMGPAGFWWGFIIGLTAAAIMMLLRMRFLQRQPAATILARASR; from the coding sequence GTGCAGAAGTATGTAACTGAGGCCCGCCAACTGCTGGCGCTGGCTATTCCCGTGATCCTGGCCCAGGTGGCTCAAACCTCGATGGGATTCGTCGATACCGTGATGGCCGGTGGCTATAGCGCTACCGATATGGCCGCCGTGGCTATCGGCACCTCCATCTGGCTACCCGCCATTCTGTTTGGTCACGGCCTGCTGCTGGCGCTCACCCCGGTCATTGCTCAACTAAATGGCTCTGGCCGCCGCGAAAAAATCGCCCATCAGGTACGCCAGGGGTTCTGGCTTGCCGGGCTTGTGAGCGTACTGATTATGGTGGTGCTGTGGAACGCCGGACATATTATTCGTGCTATGCACAATATCGATCCTGAGCTGGCCGATAAAGCCGTAGGGTACCTGCGCGCTCTGTTATGGGGTGCTCCCGGCTATCTTTTCTTTCAGGTGTGTCGTAACCAGTGTGAAGGGCTCGCCAAAACCAAACCTAGCATGGTGATGGGCTTTATAGGTCTGCTGGTAAATATTCCGGTCAACTACGTGTTTATCTATGGCCACCTGGGCATGCCTGAACTGGGCGGCGTAGGCTGTGGGGTTGCTACCGCTTCGGTATATTGGGTGATGTTTTTCTGCATGAAGTCTTACGTTAACCGTGCAGGAGCAATGAAAGATATTCGTAACGCCTCGAGCTGGTCTCAGCCTGACTGGCAGGTGTTGAAACGCCTTGTACAGCTCGGTCTGCCCATTGCGCTCGCGCTGTTTTTCGAAGTCACGCTGTTCGCGGTCGTGGCTCTGCTGGTTTCACCGCTCGGTATCACTGATGTCGCCGGTCACCAGATTGCCCTGAATTTTAGCTCGCTGGTCTTTGTGCTGCCGATGTCTTTAGCGGCAGCCGTCACCATTCGAGTGGGCTATCGTCTTGGGCAGGGTTCTACTCTGATGGCACAGACCGCCGCGCGCTCAGGGCTTGGGGTGGCGGTAATGATGGCGGCAGTGACAGCTATCCTGACCGTTGCCTTCCGTCATCCGATAGCCATGCTGTATAACGACAATCCGGAAGTTGTAGCCCTGGCTGCACAGTTGATGCTGCTGGCCGCGATTTACCAGATTTCAGACTCAATTCAGGTTATCGGCAGCGGCGTATTACGTGGCTACAAAGATACCCGCTCTATTTTCTTCATCACTTTTATCGCTTACTGGGTGCTGGGGTTACCTTGCGGCTATCTGCTTGCGCTGACCGATTATATCGTGCCGCGCATGGGGCCAGCAGGCTTCTGGTGGGGCTTTATCATCGGCTTAACCGCTGCGGCAATTATGATGTTGTTGCGTATGCGCTTTTTACAACGCCAGCCTGCCGCGACTATTCTGGCCCGCGCTTCTCGTTAA
- a CDS encoding pyruvate kinase, translating into MKKTKIVCTIGPKTESAEMLGKLLDAGMNVMRLNFSHGDYEEHGNRIKNLRSVVAKTGQKAAILLDTKGPEIRTMKLEGGNDVSLKAGQTFTFTTDKSVVGNSERVAVTYSGFTTDLAVGNTVLVDDGLIGMEVTAIESDKVICKVLNNGDLGENKGVNLPGVSIALPALAEKDKQDLVFGCEQGVDFVAASFIRKRSDVLEIREHLKAHGGDNIQIISKIENQEGLNNFDEILEASDGIMVARGDMGVEIPVEEVIFAQKMIIEKCIRARKVVITATQMLDSMIKNPRPTRAEAGDVANAILDGTDAVMLSGESAKGKYPLEAVSIMATICERTDRVMNSQLDYPNDGRKMRITEAVCRGAVETAEKLDAPLIVVATEGGKSAKSVRKYFPHATILALTTNEVTARQLVLSKGVVPQVVSAISSTDDFYRQGKEAALASGLARKGDVVIMVSGALVPSGTTNTSSVHVL; encoded by the coding sequence ATGAAAAAGACCAAAATCGTTTGTACTATCGGCCCGAAAACCGAATCAGCAGAAATGTTAGGCAAACTGCTGGACGCCGGCATGAACGTAATGCGCCTTAACTTCTCTCATGGGGACTACGAAGAGCACGGTAACCGCATCAAAAACCTGCGTAGCGTAGTAGCTAAAACCGGTCAGAAAGCCGCTATCCTGCTGGATACCAAAGGCCCTGAAATCCGTACCATGAAGCTGGAAGGCGGTAACGACGTCTCCCTGAAAGCAGGCCAGACCTTTACTTTTACTACCGATAAATCCGTAGTGGGTAACAGCGAGCGTGTAGCCGTAACTTATTCTGGCTTCACCACCGACCTGGCTGTCGGCAATACCGTACTGGTTGACGATGGTCTTATCGGTATGGAAGTTACCGCTATCGAAAGCGATAAAGTTATCTGTAAAGTACTGAACAACGGTGACCTGGGCGAAAACAAAGGCGTTAACCTGCCTGGCGTTTCCATCGCCCTGCCAGCTCTGGCTGAGAAAGATAAACAGGATCTGGTATTCGGTTGCGAACAAGGCGTTGATTTCGTTGCAGCTTCCTTTATCCGTAAACGTTCTGACGTACTGGAAATCCGTGAGCACCTGAAAGCCCACGGCGGTGACAACATCCAGATCATCTCCAAAATTGAAAACCAGGAAGGCCTGAACAACTTCGACGAAATCCTCGAAGCTTCTGACGGTATCATGGTTGCTCGCGGCGATATGGGCGTTGAAATCCCGGTTGAAGAAGTTATCTTCGCTCAGAAAATGATCATCGAAAAATGTATCCGCGCTCGTAAAGTTGTTATCACTGCAACTCAGATGCTGGACTCCATGATCAAAAACCCACGTCCAACCCGCGCAGAAGCAGGCGACGTAGCTAACGCCATCCTGGACGGTACCGATGCGGTAATGCTGTCTGGCGAATCCGCTAAAGGTAAATACCCACTGGAAGCCGTAAGCATCATGGCGACCATCTGTGAGCGTACCGATCGCGTGATGAACAGCCAGCTGGACTATCCAAACGATGGCCGTAAAATGCGCATCACTGAAGCAGTTTGCCGTGGCGCTGTTGAAACCGCAGAAAAACTGGACGCTCCGCTGATCGTTGTTGCGACCGAAGGCGGTAAATCCGCTAAGTCCGTGCGTAAATACTTCCCACACGCCACTATCCTGGCCCTGACCACTAATGAAGTTACCGCGCGTCAGCTGGTTCTGAGCAAAGGCGTTGTGCCTCAGGTTGTCTCCGCTATCTCCTCTACCGATGATTTCTACCGTCAGGGTAAAGAAGCTGCGCTGGCTAGCGGCCTGGCTCGTAAAGGAGATGTTGTGATTATGGTTTCCGGTGCTCTGGTTCCAAGCGGCACCACCAACACTTCTTCTGTTCACGTTCTGTAA
- a CDS encoding murein lipoprotein, with product MNRTKLVLGAVILGSTLLAGCSSNAKIDQLSSDVQTLNAKVDQLSNDVNAMRSDVQAAKDDAARANQRLDNQAHSYRK from the coding sequence ATGAATCGTACTAAACTGGTACTGGGCGCGGTAATCCTGGGTTCTACTCTGCTGGCTGGTTGCTCCAGCAATGCTAAAATCGATCAGCTGTCTTCTGACGTTCAGACTCTGAACGCTAAAGTTGACCAGCTGAGCAACGACGTGAACGCAATGCGTTCTGACGTTCAGGCTGCTAAAGACGACGCAGCTCGCGCTAACCAGCGTCTGGACAACCAGGCTCACTCTTACCGTAAGTAA